In one window of Gymnogyps californianus isolate 813 chromosome 7, ASM1813914v2, whole genome shotgun sequence DNA:
- the PTPRN gene encoding receptor-type tyrosine-protein phosphatase-like N: MAQGLSWQDGITQYVISQEMERIPRLRPPPSLESAARDRFLPLRSSPRRVPLPADPGLPAAQHLGQPPPLLPSPLVQRYLEHLLLPPLPQLGYEEALLNPYSYPKFDYQDGTHQLPRSSARQSPETSSLLGRVPAQALFGASPVSSYGGQPGTDGGHLFQDLGMLSLPREKAGRPDPAGTRLQHSLRLPGDYRDMEEREQPAPLAAQPPPAQTDTALKRLASLLASYGLGLPELSPQQLSSLSALLQLLQSSGVAGPEVPTAKRVGLQQGDAGGGATPQVTEGDMQHGEEPVPPSFTVPPPKIPASSSPGDGPRGRAESSPAPRAEPQRGHSGDALSTGKPIVVKKSYTEAKDGGVQRGTRPPDEYGYIVTDQKPLGLAAGVRLLELLAKHLHLSTASFINISVVGPALTFRIRQNPQNLSLADVASQAEQVKAELEAELGLKIVQTGVGERNEAAAYSRPSHFGDGFHSVLLTFITLACVAGVAIAAAAAFCLRRHAKQREKERLAALGPEGAADTTFEYQELCRQHMAAKSLFGRAEAPAAPAETSRVSSVSSQFSDAPQPSPSSHSSTPSWCEEPVQSNMDISTGHMILAYMEDHLRNRDRLAKEWQALCAYQAEPSVCSIAQSEANLKKNRNPDYVPYDHVRIKLKAESNPSRSDFINASPIIEHDPRMPAYIATQGPLSHTIADFWQMVWEHGCTVIVMLSPLAEDSVKQCDRYWPDEGSSLYHIYEVNLVSEHIWCEDFLVRSFYLKNVQSQETRTLTQFHFLSWPAEGIPATTRPLLDFRRKVNKCYRGRSCPIIVHCSDGAGRTGTYVLVDMVLNRMAKGVKEIDIAATLEHIRDQRPGMVQTKDQFEFALTAVAEEVNAILKALPQ; encoded by the exons cacctcctgctgccccccctgccccagctgggcTACGAGGAGGCTCTGCTCAACCCCTACTCCTACCCCAAG TTCGACTATCAGGATGGCACTCACCAGCTCCCCCGCAGTTCAGCCAGGCAGAGCCCTGAGACCTCCTCGCTGCTGGGCCGGGTCCCTGCCCAGGCCCTTTTTGGGGCCAGCCCTGTGTCCTCCTATGGCGGTCAGCCAGGAACAGACGGGGGGCATCTCTTCCAGGACTTGGGCATGCTTTCCCTACCCAGAGAGAAAGCCGGCCGCCCAGACCCTGCCGGCACCAGGCTCCAGCACAGCTTGCGGCTCCCCGGTGACTACAGGGacatggaggagagggagcagcCAGCGCCTCTGGCCGCCCAGCCACCCCCTGCACAGACGG ACACTGCCCTGAAGAGACTGGCCTCCCTCCTGGCCAGCTACGGCCTGGGGCTGCCGGAGCTGAGCccccagcagctgagcagcctCTCcgctctcctccagctgctccagaGCTCTG GTGTTGCTGGCCCCGAAGTGCCCACAGCAAAACGGGTGGGTTTGCAGCAGGGTGATGCTGGAGGAGGTGCCACGCCGCAG gTGACAGAGGGGGACATGCAGCACGGAGAGGAGCCAGTGCCTCCTTCCTTCACAGTGCCGCCCCCCaaaatcccagccagcagctccccaggggATGGGCCAAGGGGCAGGGCAGAGTCCTCGCCAGCCCCCCGGGCAGAGCCGCAGCGGGGACACAGTGGGGATGCACTCAGCACTGGGAAGCCGATCGTGGTGAAGAAGAGCTACACAGAGGCGAAGGACGGTGGGGTGCAGCGGGGCACGCGGCCACCGGACGAGTATGGCTACATTGTCACGGACCAGAA GCCCCTGGGGCTGGCCGCCGGCGTGCGGCTGCTGGAGCTCCTCGCCAAGCACCTGCACCTCTCCACGGCCAGCTTCATCAACATCAG CGTCGTGGGCCCTGCACTCACCTTCCGCATCCGGCAGAACCCCCAGAACCTCTCACTGGCGGACGTGGCCAGCCAGGCTG AGCAAGtgaaggcagagctggaggcagagctgggcctGAAGATCGTGCAAACAGGAGTGGGAGAG CGAAACGAGGCTGCTGCCTACTCGCGCCCATCCCACTTTGGGGATGGCTTCCACTCGGTGCTGCTGACCTTCATCACCCTGGCCTGCGTGGCGGGCGTCGCCATCGCGGCGGCTGCGGCCTTCTGCCTCCGGCGCCACGCCAAGCAGCGGGAGAAGGAGCGCTTGGCTGCCCTGGGGCCTGAGGGTGCTGCCGACACCACCTTTGAGTACCAG GAGCTGTGCCGCCAGCACATGGCTGCCAAGTCTCTCTTTGGCCGCGCTGAGGCACCGGCGGCACCAGCGGAGACCTCGCGGGTCAGCAGTGTCTCGTCCCAGTTCAGCGATGCTccgcagcccagccccagctcccacagcagcacacCTTCCTGGTGCGAGGAGCCCGTCCAGTCCAACATGGATATCTCCACCGGACACATGATCCTG GCCTATATGGAGGACCACCTCCGCAACCGGGACCGGCTGGCCAAGGAGTGGCAGGCTCTCTGTGCCTACCAGGCTGAGCCCAGCGTCTGCTCCATTGCCCAGAGTGAAGCCAACCTGAAGAAGAACCGCAACCCCGACTACGTGCCCT ATGACCATGTGCGGATCAAGCTGAAAGCCGAAAGCAACCCATCCCGCAGCGATTTCATCAATGCCAGTCCGATC ATTGAGCACGACCCGCGGATGCCAGCGTACATTGCCACGCAGGGGCCGCTGTCCCACACTATCGCTGACTTCTGGCAG ATGGTGTGGGAGCACGGCTGCACTGTCATCGTCATGCTAAGCCCACTGGCCGAGGACAGTGTCAAGCAGTGTGACCGCTACTGGCCGGACGAAGGCTCCTCTCTCTACCACATCTACGAG GTGAACCTGGTGTCGGAGCACATCTGGTGTGAGGATTTCCTGGTGCGCAGCTTCTACCTGAAGAACGTGCAGTCGCAGGAGACCCGCACCCTGACGCAGTTCCACTTCCTCAGCTGGCCGGCCGAGGGCATCCCTGCCACCACCCGGCCCCTCCTCGACTTCCGCAG GAAGGTGAACAAGTGCTACCGGGGTCGCTCCTGCCCTATTATTGTGCACTGCAG TGACGGTGCAGGCAGGACTGGGACGTACGTCCTCGTCGACATGGTCCTGAACCGAATGGCCAAAG GGGTGAAGGAGATAGACATAGCTGCTACGCTGGAGCACATCCGAGACCAGCGGCCTGGCATGGTGCAGACCAAG gACCAGTTTGAGTTCGCGCTGACGGCCGTGGCCGAGGAAGTAAACGCCATCCTGAAGGCGCTGCCACAGTGA
- the DNAJB2 gene encoding dnaJ homolog subfamily B member 2 isoform X2 yields the protein MVDYYEALGVSRNATADDIKKAYRKAALKWHPDKNPDNKEYAEQRFKEIAEAYEVLSDKQKRDVYDRYGKDGLMGAAGPGGSRADAGAPEFTFTFRSAHDVFREFFGGRDPFADFFDEMLPFSELRGPGPRHHGGGHFFSPFPGSSDFFASSFGSGADAGLGFRSVSTSTTFVNGRRITTKRIIENGRERVEVEEDGELKSIHIDGVPDDMALGLELSRREQQAFPSPRPPSPPPPAPHQPPSSSPVCLYTDSEDEDEDLQLAMAYSLSEMEAAGHHRAGVF from the exons ATGGTGGACTACTACGAAGCGCTGGGGGTGAGCCGCAATGCCACTGCCGATGACATCAAGAAGGC GTACAGAAAGGCCGCGCTGAAATGGCACCCGGATAAAAACCCAGACAACAAGGAGTACGCCGAGCAGAGGTTCAAGGAGATAGCTGAGGCATATGAAGTGCTGTCGGACA agCAGAAGCGCGATGTCTACGACCGTTACGGCAAGGACGGACTCATGGGGGCAG CAGGACCAGGGGGCTCCAGGGCTGATGCTGGGGCCCCTGAATTCACCTTCACCTTCCGCAGCGCTCATGACGTCTTCCGGGAGTTCTTCGGCGGGCGAGACCCCTTCGCCGACTTCTTTG ATGAGATGCTGCCCTTCTCCGAGCTGCGAGGACCTGGCCCCCGGCACCACGGGGGAGGccacttcttttcccccttcccaggaTCCTCAG ATTTCTTCGCCTCGTCCTTTGGCTCCGGCGCCGACGCAGGGCTGGGCTTCCGCTCCGTCTCCACCTCCACCACCTTCGTTAACGGCAGGCGCATCACCACCAAGCG gaTTATCGAGAACGGGCGGGAGCGGGTGGAAGTGGAGGAGGACGGGGAGCTGAAGTCGATCCACATCGATG GCGTCCCCGACGACATGgcgctggggctggagctgagccGGCGGGAGCAGCAAGCCTTCCCCAGCCCACGGCCCCCCTCGCCTCCGCCGCCTGCCCCGCACCAGCCCCCGAGCTCCTCACCCGTCTGCCTCTACACGGACAGCGAGGATGAGGACGAGGACTTGCAGCTGGCCATGGCCTACAGCCTCTCCGAGATGGAGGCTGCGGGGCACCACCGAGCAG GTGTGTTCTGA
- the DNAJB2 gene encoding dnaJ homolog subfamily B member 2 isoform X3, whose translation MVDYYEALGVSRNATADDIKKAYRKAALKWHPDKNPDNKEYAEQRFKEIAEAYEVLSDKQKRDVYDRYGKDGLMGAGPGGSRADAGAPEFTFTFRSAHDVFREFFGGRDPFADFFDEMLPFSELRGPGPRHHGGGHFFSPFPGSSDFFASSFGSGADAGLGFRSVSTSTTFVNGRRITTKRIIENGRERVEVEEDGELKSIHIDGVPDDMALGLELSRREQQAFPSPRPPSPPPPAPHQPPSSSPVCLYTDSEDEDEDLQLAMAYSLSEMEAAGHHRAGVF comes from the exons ATGGTGGACTACTACGAAGCGCTGGGGGTGAGCCGCAATGCCACTGCCGATGACATCAAGAAGGC GTACAGAAAGGCCGCGCTGAAATGGCACCCGGATAAAAACCCAGACAACAAGGAGTACGCCGAGCAGAGGTTCAAGGAGATAGCTGAGGCATATGAAGTGCTGTCGGACA agCAGAAGCGCGATGTCTACGACCGTTACGGCAAGGACGGACTCATGGGGGCAG GACCAGGGGGCTCCAGGGCTGATGCTGGGGCCCCTGAATTCACCTTCACCTTCCGCAGCGCTCATGACGTCTTCCGGGAGTTCTTCGGCGGGCGAGACCCCTTCGCCGACTTCTTTG ATGAGATGCTGCCCTTCTCCGAGCTGCGAGGACCTGGCCCCCGGCACCACGGGGGAGGccacttcttttcccccttcccaggaTCCTCAG ATTTCTTCGCCTCGTCCTTTGGCTCCGGCGCCGACGCAGGGCTGGGCTTCCGCTCCGTCTCCACCTCCACCACCTTCGTTAACGGCAGGCGCATCACCACCAAGCG gaTTATCGAGAACGGGCGGGAGCGGGTGGAAGTGGAGGAGGACGGGGAGCTGAAGTCGATCCACATCGATG GCGTCCCCGACGACATGgcgctggggctggagctgagccGGCGGGAGCAGCAAGCCTTCCCCAGCCCACGGCCCCCCTCGCCTCCGCCGCCTGCCCCGCACCAGCCCCCGAGCTCCTCACCCGTCTGCCTCTACACGGACAGCGAGGATGAGGACGAGGACTTGCAGCTGGCCATGGCCTACAGCCTCTCCGAGATGGAGGCTGCGGGGCACCACCGAGCAG GTGTGTTCTGA
- the DNAJB2 gene encoding dnaJ homolog subfamily B member 2 isoform X1, whose translation MVDYYEALGVSRNATADDIKKAYRKAALKWHPDKNPDNKEYAEQRFKEIAEAYEVLSDKQKRDVYDRYGKDGLMGAAGPGGSRADAGAPEFTFTFRSAHDVFREFFGGRDPFADFFDEMLPFSELRGPGPRHHGGGHFFSPFPGSSDFFASSFGSGADAGLGFRSVSTSTTFVNGRRITTKRIIENGRERVEVEEDGELKSIHIDGVPDDMALGLELSRREQQAFPSPRPPSPPPPAPHQPPSSSPVCLYTDSEDEDEDLQLAMAYSLSEMEAAGHHRAGGHGPGALPAPGSSPGTPSSTRRARGPRGGPEREPPGAGSPTTAGHEPAPKAKQWHCPLL comes from the exons ATGGTGGACTACTACGAAGCGCTGGGGGTGAGCCGCAATGCCACTGCCGATGACATCAAGAAGGC GTACAGAAAGGCCGCGCTGAAATGGCACCCGGATAAAAACCCAGACAACAAGGAGTACGCCGAGCAGAGGTTCAAGGAGATAGCTGAGGCATATGAAGTGCTGTCGGACA agCAGAAGCGCGATGTCTACGACCGTTACGGCAAGGACGGACTCATGGGGGCAG CAGGACCAGGGGGCTCCAGGGCTGATGCTGGGGCCCCTGAATTCACCTTCACCTTCCGCAGCGCTCATGACGTCTTCCGGGAGTTCTTCGGCGGGCGAGACCCCTTCGCCGACTTCTTTG ATGAGATGCTGCCCTTCTCCGAGCTGCGAGGACCTGGCCCCCGGCACCACGGGGGAGGccacttcttttcccccttcccaggaTCCTCAG ATTTCTTCGCCTCGTCCTTTGGCTCCGGCGCCGACGCAGGGCTGGGCTTCCGCTCCGTCTCCACCTCCACCACCTTCGTTAACGGCAGGCGCATCACCACCAAGCG gaTTATCGAGAACGGGCGGGAGCGGGTGGAAGTGGAGGAGGACGGGGAGCTGAAGTCGATCCACATCGATG GCGTCCCCGACGACATGgcgctggggctggagctgagccGGCGGGAGCAGCAAGCCTTCCCCAGCCCACGGCCCCCCTCGCCTCCGCCGCCTGCCCCGCACCAGCCCCCGAGCTCCTCACCCGTCTGCCTCTACACGGACAGCGAGGATGAGGACGAGGACTTGCAGCTGGCCATGGCCTACAGCCTCTCCGAGATGGAGGCTGCGGGGCACCACCGAGCAGGTGGGCACGGCCCTGGTGCTCTGCCAGCGCCGGGGAGCAGCCCCGGCACCCCGTCCTCTACCCGCAGAGCCCGTGGTCCCCGGGGGGGGCCGGAGCGGGAGCCACCAGGGGCCGGCAGCCCCACCACAGCGGGGCACGAACCTGCCCCCAAAGCGAAGCAGTGGCACTGCCCCCTGCTCTGA